Genomic window (Paenibacillus sp. PK3_47):
CGGGAGTACCCGTGCCCGGTTCATCTCAGGATCAGCAATGGCAAGACCAAACAGCCATTCCAGCCGTCCAAGCAGCCGTGCAGAAATATCGCCTTCCTCGGTAACATTCTCGTTACCCGGCTGCAGGAACAATGGCACTGCAGGGTAGCGTTTGTGGACGCTTTTGGCATATGCAAAATCCGCCTCATCAAATACAACCACCTTCAGACTGTGTGCAGACCTGCCGCCCTGCTGAAGCTTGTCCATGATGCTGTCCAGCATTTCAAAATCCGTATTCATCCCGGAGCTTGGCGGCTTGGGGCTGATTGTCAGCACATCCACGTCACAGAACCAGTCCTGCCATCTGCTGCCTTGTGTCTCTATCGCTGCCTGGATTCCCCGCTCATGCAGTCCTTGTATGAAAGTGCCCATGGCTTCGCCGATCAGCGCCGGATTCCCCCCGGAGATGGTAACACAATCAAAGTTATTGCCGGCCAGCCGCTCCAGTTCGTTCAGAATTTCTTCCGGCTCCATCATCTGCACCTTATCTTTGGCCGATCCGTCCCACGTAAAAGAGGAATCGCACCAGCCGCAGCGGTAATCACAGCCATAAGTGCGGACGAACATCGTCTTCACACCGATAACTGCGCCCTCCCCTTGAATCGTTGGCCCGAAGATTTCAATTACAGGTATCTTACTCACAGTCACAGCCTCCATACAGCCGGTAAGACGGTCCCTCTTCAGGAATATCTGCGGCAAGCACTTCAGCCCAGGAGGTAGGCGTCTCCCACAGCTTCACTGAGTAAAGCGGCAGAGAAGCCTGCTTCAATTTATAGGCGATGTATGCCGACATGTTCTCTACAGTGGTCCGGAAGGAGAGCAGTGCCACCTTGGAGCCTGTACGGTTCAGGGTCTCAAGCACAGGCTCGTTGCCCATTGCCAGAAAAGCATGATCCAGCCGGTCCACCAGGCTCTGCTGCACAACCGTTTTGATGTCACTGAAATCTATGACAAAGCCTTCATCCGAATGACCGGCCTCTGTGGAAGGTACACCTTTCAGCACAACCTCAAGCTTGTACGTATGCCCGTGCAGGTTGCTGCATTTTCCCTTATGGCCCACCAGCTGATGCGCGGAATCAAAGGTGAAAATTTTGCAGACTGTCACTTCATTCATCATGATAGACCCACCTGCTTGCTCTCAGCCTCATACTGCGACAGTCCACGGCTGCGCAGCTCGCAGGCAGGACAGGTTCCGCATCCGCTGCCGATAATTCCGTTATAGCAGGTTAAGGTGTGCTCACGGATATAATCGAAATGGCCCAGCTCGTCAGCCAGCTTCCAGGTTTCTTTTTTGTCCAGCCACATCAGCGGAGTGTGGATGACGAATTCATAGTCCATTGACAGGTTCAATGTAACATTCAGTGATTTTACGAATACATCCCGGCAGTCCGGATATCCGCTGAAGTCGGTCTGGCATACGCCTGTGATGATATTGGCAAATCCAAGCTGTTTGGCCAGAATGGCGGCAAAAGACAGGAAGAGCAGGTTCCGTCCATCCACAAAAGTGCTCGGCAGCTCCCCTTCCTCACCAGCCTCAATCTCAATGTCATCACGTGTCAGTGCGTTGGGAGCCAGCTGATTTAAGAGACCCAGGTCAAGGATATGCTGCTTCACATTGAAATGGGCGGCAATCGCCTTGGCAACTTCAATCTCGGCAGCATGGCGCTGATTATAGTTAAAGGTAACGACCTGAACTTCTTCGTACTGCTGCAGGGCCCACACCAGGCATGTAGTGCTGTCTTGTCCGCCGCTGAATACGACGAGTGCTTTTTGGTTCATCTCTTGTTTTCTCCTCTCCATACTGCTTAGCGGTTGTCGACTTTTTCGGGATACAGGTCATGGTTCATCAGGCGGTGTTCGGCCATGGCCTCATATTTGGTTCCCGGACGTCCCCAGTTGCAGTATGGATCAATGGAAATGCCGCCGCGCGGAGTGAATTTGCCCCACACTTCGATATACCGCGGCTCCATTAGAGCGATCAGGTCATTCATAATAATATTGACACAGTCTTCATGGAAATCCCCGTGATTGCGGAAGCTGAACAGATAGAGCTTCAGGGACTTGGATTCGACCATTTTGATATCAGGAATGTAGGAAATATACATCACGCCGAAATCCGGCTGGCCGGTCACAGGGCACAGGCTTGTAAACTCCGGACAATTGAATTTCACAAAATAATCGCGTCCCGGATGCTTGTTGTCAAACGATTCAAGAATCTCCGGAGCGTATCCGAATTTGTACTCTGTTCCCTGGTTACCCAGCAGGGTGACCTCCTGCATTTCCTCTTTTAATCTTCCTTCTGACATGACAAAAAACCCCTCTCTTTTCCCTCGGCATCTGTGCCGGAAGTGGAAAGAAGAACGAGATTCCGAAAACATGGCTCTACTAAGAAGAAACGACCCGGTTAACGGGCGTCGTCTATTTTGCGCACAGCATAGCAGAAAATAAGTACAGGCACAGGCCTATACCCCTTTAAGTCTCAGAATGAACAAGACTATTGTTATGCAAAAGCGGCTTAGTTTTTTATAGAGGGAGTTTGCGAACCTCTCCTGCGCATATACGCAGACTTCTTCTTTATATTGTTGCTTGCGTTTTGAACTATACCATGATTCACAGATGCCTGACAAGCCTCCGCCCCTTCCACTTTGTTCATGGCCGGAGGACGGATTCATTTTTAAGGAAAAGGGTAACTTAACAATAATAATCTATAACACAAGGATGGGATCAGCTTATGGAACTAGCTGTAGAAAAGCTTAGGGAGTGGCTCAGCGAGCAGGCAGGAACAACCATTGTCATTAAAAAGCAGGAGCTAGAGGATCTCGATACGGTTCACTTCACTGTGGAAAGTGTTGATTACCGTTCCGCAGAGGATACCATCGATGATTATCTGGACGACGCGCTGATTCTTAGAGGTTCAGGCAGCACAGTCAATGGGGATGGAGAGCCTGTCCCGCTTCCGCAGCCAAGCTATGAAATTGCTGTACAAGGCCTCAAAATTAACAGTGCGGCAGAAGACCGTGCGGAAATCCAGACGGACAGAGGCAAGTACGAGATTTCGTTAACGTAATTTATATTATGTAAACAATTTGCCATTGTGAAACAAAAGAACGGGCCGCGGTAACTTCTTCCGCGGCCTTTTAATTTATTCTTCTCCGATGATTTCCACTTCAGTTTCCAGTTCTACGCCGAATTTATCCTTCACTGTCGCCCGGACATGGTGGATCAGTCCGATATAATCACTTGCTGTAGCATGATCCGCATTGACAATAAAGCCGGCATGCTTGCGGGAGACTTCTGCTCCGCCGATTCTGGTTCCCTGCAGTCCGCTCTCCTGAATCAGCTGTCCGGCATAATGCCCCGGCGGACGCTTGAATACACTGCCGCAGGAAGGATACTCCAGCGGCTGCTTGGATTCCCGCATAAATGTCAGTTCATCCATCGAAGCTTTGATAGCCGCCGGATCGCCTGGCTGCAGCGCAAACCGGGCTTCGAGCACGAGAAAGTCCCCGCTGGCAAAGATACTTTTTCTGTATCCCCACTGGCATTCCTCACCGGACATCGTTACCAGCTGCCCCTCTTTGTTGATGGCAAGCGCACTATGCAGCACATCCTTGACTTCGCCCCCGTAAGCTCCAGCATTCATGTAAAGGGCACCTCCGACAGTCCCGGGAATGCCGCAGGCAAATTCCAGTCCGGTCAGCTTTTGCTCCAGGGCATACCGGGAGACATCAATAATTTTGGCGCCGCACTGGGCATACAGCAGATTATCCCTCATCCCCATATCATTAATCTCTGACGTTTGCAGGACAATTCCGCGGATACCACCGTCCCGGATAATCACGTTTGAGCCGTTGCCAAGTACAGTCAGGGGAATGCCGTTTTCCCTGGCGTATGTAACAATCGTCTGAATTTCATCGTAAGCAGCTGGTGCGGCAAGGATATCCGCCTGGCCGCCCATTTGTGTAAATACATAGCTTTTCAGCTCTTCATGGCTTTTTACTGCACCAGCTGGAAGCAGCTGCTGCAGTTCCTCTTTAATTTTGCTGATATTCATTTGATTTTGCTCCTTTAACACTATAGAAATAATGTCCTTGAGTTATAAATTATACATGTACAGGATATTGTTAAAATTAATATGGCTTACATGCGCCGTCTTATCAGGCAACCACAACTTTAACAACGAACAGGCTCCCTTGTCAATGACGGGAGCCTGTTGCAGGTATGCCTTTAATATAGTATGATACCATTCTTCCATTTATAACCTACCCCTGCGCCGCAGCAGCCTGCTTGCGGAACTCTGTTCTTCTTGTCGCCCGCTCTTCCTCTTTAATCCGCGGACAAGTGTAACAGTAACTCCCGCCTTCTGTACGGTAATACATGCAGCAGCGGTTGCGCATAAGTACGGTTTTGTCAGAATCCGCAAGGGATTCAATTCTGCGAAGCTTTACGTGAAAAGGATTCTTCGGAAGCAGAAACACCTCTGCAGGCATTTCATCCTTCAAATAATTATAATCTTCCTGCACAGTGGCCAGAAGCTCCTCATGATCAGCGGCTGCAGCCAGTGACTCCATAAAATAATTAAATTTGGTCGGCATCTGTCCCCAGATTTCTCCCAGAATCAGTCCGCTGACCGTCGACATCATCCGGAACAGAGGTCCGGCCGTTTCCGCATAGAACCGGTTAATGACTTCGTTGCGCCAGCTCATCCGGCCTTGCGGATCAGCAGGAGCCTCGTTCATATCCCATGATTCTAAAGAGAAAGCTACACGGCAATACTGTCCTGATGGAATGAGGTGAACACTCAGATTGGACAGGCTAATCTCCGGCACCGCGGAATACAGGGAAACCGAATATTGCAGTGCCATAGCCACACTGGAGAACCAGCCGCCAAAATACGCAGCCACCGCTTTATCGTCCAAAGCCTTCATCATCGGCCGGTAGGAAGCGATAAACGCCCTCATTCCCTCTTCATCTGTCAGATCGTTCATTTTGAACGTATGCACCGTTTCCTCCGGCGGGGATGGATGAAGATCAAACTTGCTGCCAAACTCTTTTATCTGCGATTCATTCATACCGTTTCCTCCTAAGATGGTTCACCTATTCCTTCAATAATATCTACAGGCCAGCAGCTTTGTAGGCTGCAAGCTCATAAGGAAGGCAGAGCGGCACGCCTGTACGCGGATCCGGGACAATATCCGCTTCTATACCGAATACTTTACGGAGTACATCCGGAGTCATAACCTCTTGCGGAGCACCTTCGCTGATTACGGTACCGGATTTGATGGCCACCATATGCTGCGCATAACGGGAAGCATGATTCAAATCATGTACGACCATGATTATGGTCCGGCCTTCTTCTTCGTTCAGCTTCTGCAGTAGCTGCAGAACTTCCAGCTGGTGTGCCATATCCAGGAAGGTAGTAGGCTCGTCCAGGAACAGGATGTCTGTCTGCTGCGCCAGAGCCATGGCAATCCAGGCGCGCTGGCGCTGGCCGCCGGACAGGCGGTCAATCGGCCGGTCGTGAAACTCCTGCATGCCGGTTACATGAATAGCATTCGCGATAATGCTGCGGTCTTCAGGAGTCATGGTGCCAAAGCCCTTCTGATGCGGATAACGGCCGTAGCCAACCAGTTCCGATACAGTCAGACCGTCCGGCGCGGTAGGATTTTGCGGCAAAATAGCTAGCTGGCGCGCGACCTCCTTGGTCGACAGATTGTGAATCGACTTGCCGTCCAGCATGACACTGCCGCTCTTCGGCTTCATAATCCGGGCCATTGTCTTGAGGATGGTGGACTTGCCGGAACCGTTGGCGCCAACCAGCGCTGTGATCTTCCCTGTCGGAACAGTCAGGTTCAGACCCTTAACAATTGTAGCCTCCGCATACCCGATACTTAGCTGTTCCGTATTCAATCTTTCCGACATGATCTTCCACTCCTTGAAATTTGTTTGTTGTATGAAAGAGAATAAGCTCCTAAGATGCTGTCAGGCCTTCGATCTGGCCAATAAATATAAGAAATAAGGTGCACCGATCAGGGCTACGACAATACCGGTGGGGATTTCCGAAGGCTGAAGAATCCAGCGTCCGATTGTATCCGCAGTAAGCAGCAGCAATGCGCCTACCAGAGCGGAGGCCGGCAGCAGGATTTGATGCTTCGGCCCTACCAGCCTGCGGGCCAAATGCGGTGCGATCAGACCGACAAAACCAATGCCGCCGCTTACGGCTACGCAGGCGCCGGATAATGCAACTGCTGCAGCAAGCAGCATAAGACGCTGCTTCTCTACCGGTACCCCAAGCCCGGCTGAGGTCTGGTCACCCAG
Coding sequences:
- the queF gene encoding preQ(1) synthase: MSEGRLKEEMQEVTLLGNQGTEYKFGYAPEILESFDNKHPGRDYFVKFNCPEFTSLCPVTGQPDFGVMYISYIPDIKMVESKSLKLYLFSFRNHGDFHEDCVNIIMNDLIALMEPRYIEVWGKFTPRGGISIDPYCNWGRPGTKYEAMAEHRLMNHDLYPEKVDNR
- the queC gene encoding 7-cyano-7-deazaguanine synthase QueC, which encodes MNQKALVVFSGGQDSTTCLVWALQQYEEVQVVTFNYNQRHAAEIEVAKAIAAHFNVKQHILDLGLLNQLAPNALTRDDIEIEAGEEGELPSTFVDGRNLLFLSFAAILAKQLGFANIITGVCQTDFSGYPDCRDVFVKSLNVTLNLSMDYEFVIHTPLMWLDKKETWKLADELGHFDYIREHTLTCYNGIIGSGCGTCPACELRSRGLSQYEAESKQVGLS
- a CDS encoding 6-carboxytetrahydropterin synthase — translated: MMNEVTVCKIFTFDSAHQLVGHKGKCSNLHGHTYKLEVVLKGVPSTEAGHSDEGFVIDFSDIKTVVQQSLVDRLDHAFLAMGNEPVLETLNRTGSKVALLSFRTTVENMSAYIAYKLKQASLPLYSVKLWETPTSWAEVLAADIPEEGPSYRLYGGCDCE
- the murB gene encoding UDP-N-acetylmuramate dehydrogenase, which encodes MNISKIKEELQQLLPAGAVKSHEELKSYVFTQMGGQADILAAPAAYDEIQTIVTYARENGIPLTVLGNGSNVIIRDGGIRGIVLQTSEINDMGMRDNLLYAQCGAKIIDVSRYALEQKLTGLEFACGIPGTVGGALYMNAGAYGGEVKDVLHSALAINKEGQLVTMSGEECQWGYRKSIFASGDFLVLEARFALQPGDPAAIKASMDELTFMRESKQPLEYPSCGSVFKRPPGHYAGQLIQESGLQGTRIGGAEVSRKHAGFIVNADHATASDYIGLIHHVRATVKDKFGVELETEVEIIGEE
- a CDS encoding ABC transporter ATP-binding protein → MSERLNTEQLSIGYAEATIVKGLNLTVPTGKITALVGANGSGKSTILKTMARIMKPKSGSVMLDGKSIHNLSTKEVARQLAILPQNPTAPDGLTVSELVGYGRYPHQKGFGTMTPEDRSIIANAIHVTGMQEFHDRPIDRLSGGQRQRAWIAMALAQQTDILFLDEPTTFLDMAHQLEVLQLLQKLNEEEGRTIIMVVHDLNHASRYAQHMVAIKSGTVISEGAPQEVMTPDVLRKVFGIEADIVPDPRTGVPLCLPYELAAYKAAGL
- the queE gene encoding 7-carboxy-7-deazaguanine synthase QueE, whose translation is MSKIPVIEIFGPTIQGEGAVIGVKTMFVRTYGCDYRCGWCDSSFTWDGSAKDKVQMMEPEEILNELERLAGNNFDCVTISGGNPALIGEAMGTFIQGLHERGIQAAIETQGSRWQDWFCDVDVLTISPKPPSSGMNTDFEMLDSIMDKLQQGGRSAHSLKVVVFDEADFAYAKSVHKRYPAVPLFLQPGNENVTEEGDISARLLGRLEWLFGLAIADPEMNRARVLPQLHALIWHNKRGK
- a CDS encoding (2Fe-2S)-binding protein, translating into MNESQIKEFGSKFDLHPSPPEETVHTFKMNDLTDEEGMRAFIASYRPMMKALDDKAVAAYFGGWFSSVAMALQYSVSLYSAVPEISLSNLSVHLIPSGQYCRVAFSLESWDMNEAPADPQGRMSWRNEVINRFYAETAGPLFRMMSTVSGLILGEIWGQMPTKFNYFMESLAAAADHEELLATVQEDYNYLKDEMPAEVFLLPKNPFHVKLRRIESLADSDKTVLMRNRCCMYYRTEGGSYCYTCPRIKEEERATRRTEFRKQAAAAQG